A region of Diceros bicornis minor isolate mBicDic1 chromosome 31, mDicBic1.mat.cur, whole genome shotgun sequence DNA encodes the following proteins:
- the LOC131395547 gene encoding olfactory receptor 5AN1-like, with translation MIQGVNITDITHFILLGFSDFPRITAVLFAVFLLIYIMTLIWNLCLIILIRMDSHLHTPMYFFLSNLSFIDICYVTTTVPRMLSNFFQVQQTITFVGCVFQNFVFSTMGLSESCLMTAMAYDRYAAICNPLLYSSIMSPTLCVQMVLGSYMAGLSASISQLCAILQLHFCGPNVINHFFCDMPQLLVLSCTDTFFVQLMTAILTMIFGIINVSIIMISYGYIVISIMKITSAKGRSKAFNTCASHLTAVTLYYSSSIFVYLSSSSGGSSSFDRFASVFYTVVIPMLNPLIYSLRNKEIKDALKRLQKKKEYC, from the coding sequence ATGATTCAAGGAGTAAATATTACAGATATCACTCATTTCATCCTCTTGGGATTCTCAGACTTCCCCAGAATCACAGCAGTGCTCTTTGCTGTATTTCTGTTGATCTACATTATGACTCTGATTTGGAACCTGTGCCTCATCATCTTAATAAGGATGGATTCCCACCTCCACACAcctatgtacttcttcctcagtaATCTGTCCTTCATCGATATCTGTTATGTGACCACCACAGTCCCCAGGATGCTCTCCAACTTCTTCCAAGTACAGCAAACTATCACCTTTGTGGGTTGTGTTTTCCAGAACTTCGTCTTTTCAACCATGGGACTGAGTGAGTCTTGTCTTATGACAGCCATGGCTTATGACCGATATGCTGCCATTTGTAATCCACTTCTCTATTCATCCATCATGTCACCCACCCTCTGTGTTCAGATGGTGCTGGGGTCCTATATGGCTGGACTCTCTGCTTCTATATCTCAATTGTGTGCCATACTACAGCTCCACTTCTGTGGGCCTAATGTCATTAACCACTTCTTCTGTGACATGCCCCAACTGTTAGTCTTGTCCTGCACTGACACTTTCTTTGTACAACTCATGACTGCTATATTAACAATGATCTTTGGGATAATAAATGTCTCAATTATCATGATATCCTATGGCTATATTGTCATCTCCATTATGAAGATCACTTCAGCTAAAGGCAGGTCCAAGGCTTTCAACACCTGTGCTTCTCACCTGACAGCAGTAACCCTCTACTATTCCTCAAgtatctttgtctatttgagtTCCAGCTCTGGCGGTTCCTCCAGCTTTGACAGATTTGCATCAGTCTTCTACACTGTGGTGATTCCCATGTTGAATCCCTTGATTTACAGTTTGAGGAATAAGGAAATCAAAGATGCCTTGAAGAGAttgcaaaagaagaaagagtaTTGCTGA